In the Dolichospermum flos-aquae CCAP 1403/13F genome, AATTTAACGAAATCTAAAATCAAATTGTGTTTGTTTTAATTACCCCAAATTTGTATATTAGGAGGATGATTTTATGTTAATTATGACAATTAAAGATGTAGAACAAGTCCAAACCGCTTTTAGTGAAGCTGGTTTAGATTACGATGTTGAATTAACAAACGGGAGAATTTCTATCGTGGGTCCATCGGATATTGTATCTAGTGAAGTTGGTATTCTTTTTAGTCGGCTATTAGCTAATTGGGTTTATCCTCGTCGTTTAGGAAGAGTATTTGATTCTGCTGGTGGTTTCATTTTACCTGATAGCAACCTCACCGCACCAGATGTTTCTTTTGTTCGGGCTGCGCGTCTGCGTCAAAGTCCCC is a window encoding:
- a CDS encoding Uma2 family endonuclease — encoded protein: MLIMTIKDVEQVQTAFSEAGLDYDVELTNGRISIVGPSDIVSSEVGILFSRLLANWVYPRRLGRVFDSAGGFILPDSNLTAPDVSFVRAARLRQSPRYFGELVPDLVVEIKSQSDRIKPLVTKILNLIKLGAVMGILIDPDEETVTVYRHQGEPTILNNGDILTLPELFPGWELAVSELWPPIFTEEEIEG